The Topomyia yanbarensis strain Yona2022 chromosome 3, ASM3024719v1, whole genome shotgun sequence nucleotide sequence gttatttttatttacattaatatttatagTATTGATTTCGCGTTATTGAAGAAAATCTTCAACGACCCAATATTCCAACTGCTACTATTCCCGTTCCTACATAAGGATACCCGTAACCTCTGTACCTTCCATAGTCTCTATATCGCCTGTTTCCTATAAATCCTGCATATCCACCTCCACCATATCTACCGTAACCGCGATAGCCGCCGTAACCACCACGACCACCACCATAGCCCCCTCCTCCAAACCCTCTTCCACCGCCGTATCCTCCACCACCAAATCCTCTTCCACCTCCACCACCAAATCCACCCCCACCGCCTTGGTGAGCCGATTCGGCGACAACTAGATCATCTTGGTCATTGTGAACTGCGTGCGCAGGTGAGTCACCTTGGGACTGAGATTCTAATCCGAGATTTGATTGATGCGCTGGCAAGCATATGGCAACGGTTGATAGAATCGCTAACAGTAAAGTTATTTCCTTCAATGAAACAAGAAAATAATACatattgataaaatgaaaaagaTTTAAAATCCTGTGGCATCTGAAAGAACATAGGGTAAATCTAATGGAATTGATAGATGTATATTAGAccagcaacaattttgactttttttcggaacactgttaaatcaaacggtaattggcttcacataGCATTTATccaatatgagctttttccgaaaactctagttcactcacaagagttttgaactttgtatgtgaaaatatatgaaaaataggcaatagaaacaataaattcaatcTTGTGCATaccaaaatctgcagatatatagcttaaggtgtaaggatcaacattgccgaagactgcaaattgatccgattttgcagtaaaaagatattgtcATATAAAGTTATATGTTGCCTCtatttctcgcacatgcttagaataagaattttcaaaaaaaaaaacagtttgtcttataactttatcaatcaatatgcaatcttcaacaaagctgttcgatataaaataagctacgcgaccataagttttgaggtatgcagagttactgtggaattttttattggattttaagtttttatttccgagtttccgtagatattgctatagaatcttgaaacctcttgtgggttaaTTAGAGCTATCGGAAAAGGCTCATATTTAGCATATGATC carries:
- the LOC131690186 gene encoding uncharacterized protein LOC131690186, with protein sequence MFKEITLLLAILSTVAICLPAHQSNLGLESQSQGDSPAHAVHNDQDDLVVAESAHQGGGGGFGGGGGRGFGGGGYGGGRGFGGGGYGGGRGGYGGYRGYGRYGGGGYAGFIGNRRYRDYGRYRGYGYPYVGTGIVAVGILGR